A stretch of DNA from Pseudomonadota bacterium:
CCTATGCCATGGTCACAACCAATTTCGTTAAGATGTGCAACAATTCTATAGGGTGTCATTACCTTTCCATCAACATCCTTGGGTATACCATCCTCAAATCCTATTTCTATGTATTGCGGTTTATTCGGGGCCCTCTCTGGTGAAGTGGTTATCCGGAACATACGCTCATCCGGTTCCATCCAGGGGTCTTCAAGTATACCGCCTTCATAGCTTATATGCATAAGGTTTCTATCCATACTATACGGTTTTTCTTTGTCAACAGGGACATCTATCCCGTGCTTCCTTGCATATGCTATAAGTTCTTTTCTCGACGAAAAGTTCCACTCCCTCCATGGAGCAATGATCTTTATATCAGGTTCAAAGGCATAATAGGTAAGTTCGAATCTCACCTGGTCATTACCTTTTCCTGTGGCACCGTGAGCAACGGCATCTGCCTTTTCCTTACGTGCAATCTCTATATGTCTCTTTGCAATAAGCGGTCTCGCTATAGACGTCCCTAAAAGATAACTGCCTTCATATACAGCATTAGCCTTTATAGCAAAGAATATAAAATCCCTTGCAAATTCTTCTTTTAAATCTTCGATGTATACCCTTGATGCACCTGTTTTTAATGCCTTTTCTTTAAGCCCTGTGAGTTCTTCTTCCTGCCCAATATCTGCCGCATAGGCTATGACCTCACAATTATACTGTTCTTTGAGCCACTTAAGAATTACAGAAGTATCAAGTCCACCAGAATAAGCGAGAACCACCTTTTTTATTGCCATATCAAAACCTCCAAAGAAACAGGGTTCAAGGATTCAAGGGGTCGAGGATTCGAGCGGTTTTATGCCCTTGAACCCTGGAACCCTTGGCTCCTCGAATCCTTATTCATTTTTTATCAGCCACTCCAGAAGTGCTTTTTG
This window harbors:
- a CDS encoding argininosuccinate synthase; translation: MAIKKVVLAYSGGLDTSVILKWLKEQYNCEVIAYAADIGQEEELTGLKEKALKTGASRVYIEDLKEEFARDFIFFAIKANAVYEGSYLLGTSIARPLIAKRHIEIARKEKADAVAHGATGKGNDQVRFELTYYAFEPDIKIIAPWREWNFSSRKELIAYARKHGIDVPVDKEKPYSMDRNLMHISYEGGILEDPWMEPDERMFRITTSPERAPNKPQYIEIGFEDGIPKDVDGKVMTPYRIVAHLNEIGCDHGIGRVDIVENRYVGMKSRGVYETPGCTILHVAHRAVESITMDREVMHLRDTLIPKISELIYYGFWYSPEMKPLKAFVDETQIGVTGTARLKLYKGNCTVVGRKSEKSFYIKDFATFEKDSVYDQKDASGFIRLNALRLRIRAMLNK